Genomic window (Chryseobacterium bernardetii):
TCGAATATTGAAGATAACTATGCAGATGTACTGGCAAAAGGAGGTCTGGAAATTGTTTTTCAGAATCTGGAAGAAGCGGTGAATAATCCGGGCAATATCAAGGCCCGTCAAAACATGCACGATGCTTCATTTATGGGAGGTTTAGCTTTTAATAATGCGTGGTTGGGTATTGTACACTCATTATCGCATCAAGTTGGCGCCCTTTATGGTATTCCCCATGGTGCAGCCAACGCGATATTCCTTCCAAATGTGATCCGTTACAATCAGACAGCAACAAGCAGATACCCTGATCTGGCCAAAATTGTTGGCAGGACATCAGCAGAGGAGCTGGCTCAGGAAATTGAGAAACTTAGAGCGTCTGTCAATAACATAGGTTCACTTAAAGCATTCGGTATTTCCCGTGAAGACTGGGAGAAAAATCTGGATTTCATCAGCAAAAATGCTTTAGAAGATCCATGTACAGGTTTCAATCCGCGTAAACCGACTTTACAGGACTTAAAAGATCTTTACAATGCTTCTTTTGAAGGTGATATCTATCAGAATTAAACAAGATTGATAAAGAAAGTGGTTTACCCTTTAATTTAGGGTGGATCACTTTCCTCCATTTGATATTTTGGAGTTATATTTATTAAATTGGAATCGGAAATTCTTATTTTGAATTGTATAGTAATAATAATGTTAAATAGAAAATCCCATGATTATAAACCGCAGAGTTCCATTTAAATTTCTATTAAATGAAATTAAGGTACAATTGTTTACAGTTGCCCTTCTGGGGGTTACTTTTGGTCTATTACCATATTATTTACCAGATTATGCGCCGGATATTTCCATTCAGATAGCGACAACATTGGGTATTGCGATCTCGATTCTGTTATCGTATAAAATCAACCAGTCCTATAACCGGTGGTGGGAAGCCCGTACCATCTGGGGAGCAATCGTAAATGACAGCCGTTCTCTGATCCTGCAGCTCCAGCTTTATGTGAAAACTGAAAACGTAGATGTGGCTAAAATTTCCCATTATCAGATTGGCTGGTGCAGAGCCTTAGAAAGATCATTGAGGCGGCAGGATATTTGGCCTGTTCTGGAAGATTTGCTCAGCGAAGAGGAAATTAAAAAGCTCCAAGAACATTCAAATGTTCCCCTTGCGATCAGTCAATTACAGAATGGATGCTTGAAAAAACTTTATGATGAAAAGCTGCTGAATGAATTTGCTCTGCTTCAGATAGAAAAAACATTAAATGATCTGGTAGCATCGATGGGGAGGGCAGAGCGGATTAAAAATACCGTTTTTCCACCCACATTTGGACAGATATTGCATGCCGCCATCTATTTGTTTGCCGTTTTTCTGAGTCTGTCATCCTCGTTCCACTTAAACATTGTGCTGCAGGTTGTCAT
Coding sequences:
- a CDS encoding bestrophin family protein, which encodes MIINRRVPFKFLLNEIKVQLFTVALLGVTFGLLPYYLPDYAPDISIQIATTLGIAISILLSYKINQSYNRWWEARTIWGAIVNDSRSLILQLQLYVKTENVDVAKISHYQIGWCRALERSLRRQDIWPVLEDLLSEEEIKKLQEHSNVPLAISQLQNGCLKKLYDEKLLNEFALLQIEKTLNDLVASMGRAERIKNTVFPPTFGQILHAAIYLFAVFLSLSSSFHLNIVLQVVILISVSMMFFFLEMLAHRLQDPFSNSPTDTPMTALSRTIEINIRQLLNEKEIPDPIEPQGFYLM